A single region of the Pseudorhodoplanes sp. genome encodes:
- a CDS encoding FAD-dependent monooxygenase, which produces MSNAPQVIVVGAGPVGLTMAIDLGRRGIRTLLIEQKAAPQFLPKMERCNARTMEMYRRIGVADRIREVGLRSDIPMDVYVILSMIERPLLRLPYPSVDESRRELASSNNGTLSCEPYQLISQYTLEPLLKSITESFPSVDVRYGCELLALEQNAEGVIATVRSGQGQTENVRAQYLVGCDGGASRVRKQLGIKLRGEGNLLELRQALYYCEDLFDRIPLGQGPGRGRHYHVADDRASFLIMQDSTKHFTLHAVVDSDVAMKAQFEAVIGAPVKYEMLSCNPWRQNLLLADRYCDGRVFLAGDAAHLVIPTGGLGMNTGVGDALDLSWKLAAALDGWAGENILRSYEIERRLVGENNVGASRYASLGRRKWRSQYRPNIRDNTLDGEATRKSLAAVADIEQRKTNEMIGAELGYRYVSSPIIDDIPGGPEHRFREYHPTTWPGARLPHVWLNDGAPIQDRIPDDGFTLIRLGGSGADTSKLIEALQNYGAPARAIDIPDPVARDVYGHDLVLVRPDMHIVWRGNKLHDDPAALAARATGH; this is translated from the coding sequence ATGTCCAATGCCCCACAGGTTATAGTCGTTGGTGCCGGCCCTGTAGGCCTGACAATGGCCATTGATCTTGGTCGTAGGGGGATTCGGACACTTTTGATCGAGCAAAAGGCAGCGCCGCAATTCTTGCCAAAGATGGAGCGGTGCAATGCGCGGACAATGGAGATGTACCGGCGCATTGGCGTTGCCGACCGCATTCGCGAGGTCGGCTTGCGTTCGGACATTCCGATGGATGTCTATGTGATCCTTTCGATGATCGAAAGGCCGCTGCTGCGCCTGCCCTATCCATCGGTCGACGAATCCCGTCGAGAACTCGCAAGCAGTAACAACGGCACCCTTTCTTGCGAACCATATCAGCTTATCTCACAATATACGCTCGAGCCGCTTCTGAAATCGATTACGGAATCCTTTCCAAGCGTAGACGTCCGGTATGGATGCGAGTTACTTGCTCTGGAGCAGAACGCGGAAGGAGTCATTGCGACTGTACGATCTGGCCAAGGTCAGACCGAAAATGTTCGCGCTCAATATCTCGTCGGTTGTGACGGCGGTGCCAGCCGCGTTCGAAAACAACTCGGCATCAAATTGCGTGGCGAAGGCAATCTGTTGGAATTGCGGCAGGCGCTTTACTACTGCGAGGATCTTTTTGATCGCATCCCGCTTGGACAGGGCCCTGGCCGGGGCCGCCATTATCACGTGGCTGACGACCGAGCGAGCTTCCTGATCATGCAGGATTCGACCAAGCACTTCACGTTGCACGCTGTGGTCGACAGTGACGTGGCAATGAAAGCGCAATTCGAAGCGGTTATCGGCGCTCCGGTTAAATATGAAATGTTATCCTGCAATCCATGGCGACAAAATCTGCTGCTTGCTGATCGCTACTGCGACGGTCGCGTATTTTTGGCTGGCGATGCCGCGCATCTTGTTATCCCGACCGGTGGCCTCGGGATGAACACCGGCGTCGGCGACGCCCTCGACTTATCGTGGAAGCTAGCCGCTGCGCTCGACGGTTGGGCCGGCGAAAATATTCTCCGTTCGTACGAAATCGAGCGTCGCCTGGTCGGTGAGAACAATGTCGGTGCTTCCCGTTATGCATCGCTCGGCCGGCGCAAGTGGCGATCACAGTATCGGCCTAATATTCGCGATAATACCCTGGATGGTGAGGCGACGCGCAAGTCCCTGGCGGCGGTTGCTGATATCGAGCAGCGCAAGACCAACGAAATGATCGGAGCGGAACTTGGCTATCGATATGTCAGTTCGCCGATCATCGATGACATTCCCGGAGGTCCAGAACACCGTTTCCGTGAGTACCATCCGACCACTTGGCCGGGTGCGCGCCTGCCGCACGTGTGGCTAAACGACGGTGCACCGATTCAGGACCGTATCCCGGACGATGGCTTTACGTTGATCCGCCTCGGCGGCAGCGGAGCCGACACCTCGAAACTCATCGAGGCGTTGCAGAACTACGGTGCCCCGGCAAGGGCTATCGACATACCCGATCCCGTCGCCCGCGATGTCTATGGTCACGACCTGGTGCTGGTGCGGCCTGACATGCATATCGTCTGGCGCGGCAACAAGCTGCATGACGATCCCGCAGCCCTTGCTGCAAGAGCCACGGGGCATTGA
- a CDS encoding metallophosphoesterase: MKLLVFSDLHLEHQPRWSLPESFPDYDVCVAAGDIDGSPTQSIRRLAAHPALSAKPIIFAPGNHEFYGSVYEDAIEKGLQAAAETGVHYLNASAVVIDGVRFVGATLWSSFSLHGNREVAMIVADGREGMEDFKGTIKRRAITPGVKGKYRFQAQHAAWHHTRHRTAIQQELAKPFDGATVVVTHHAPSPKSLSERYSQHRALDPAYASDLEELMQGPGAPELWLHGHIHASQDYVVGGTRVLSNPKGYGPSLPRMPTIENPDFNPALVIEVQPRPKPKLDALGYDTSGPYKTKLQMADAQSGVTKDAVQESDADPAVEGTDDEHPKMTP, from the coding sequence GTGAAGCTCCTCGTTTTCAGCGACCTGCACCTCGAGCACCAGCCACGCTGGTCGCTGCCGGAATCGTTCCCCGATTACGACGTCTGCGTTGCGGCCGGCGACATCGACGGCTCGCCGACACAAAGCATCCGCCGCCTGGCGGCGCACCCTGCACTGAGCGCGAAGCCGATAATCTTCGCGCCGGGCAACCACGAATTTTACGGCAGCGTCTACGAGGACGCGATCGAAAAAGGATTGCAGGCCGCGGCTGAGACTGGCGTCCACTATCTCAATGCGAGCGCTGTCGTGATCGACGGCGTCCGATTTGTCGGAGCGACCTTGTGGTCGAGTTTTTCTCTGCACGGCAACCGCGAAGTTGCAATGATCGTCGCCGACGGCCGGGAGGGCATGGAAGATTTCAAAGGCACCATCAAGCGACGTGCGATCACGCCAGGTGTAAAGGGCAAATATAGGTTTCAGGCACAACATGCTGCCTGGCACCATACGCGCCATCGGACCGCGATCCAGCAAGAGCTTGCGAAGCCGTTCGACGGCGCGACGGTCGTCGTGACGCATCACGCGCCGTCGCCGAAGTCGTTATCAGAGCGCTACTCGCAGCACCGCGCACTGGATCCCGCCTACGCGAGCGACCTTGAGGAGTTGATGCAGGGCCCGGGCGCGCCGGAGCTATGGCTGCACGGTCACATCCACGCCAGCCAGGACTACGTGGTCGGTGGCACCCGTGTGCTCTCGAATCCGAAGGGCTACGGGCCCTCGCTGCCGCGCATGCCAACGATCGAGAATCCGGATTTTAATCCGGCGCTCGTGATCGAGGTGCAACCGCGGCCGAAGCCAAAGCTAGATGCTTTGGGCTACGATACGTCGGGCCCTTATAAGACGAAACTGCAGATGGCGGATGCGCAGTCCGGCGTCACCAAAGATGCCGTGCAGGAGTCGGATGCGGATCCGGCGGTTGAAGGCACTGATGACGAGCATCCGAAGATGACGCCATGA
- a CDS encoding metallophosphoesterase yields MKLWILSDLHMEKRSLLPVQKSPDFDVLVCAGDIFDGNPAYSMNVVRSFAGDRPAVFVSGNHEYWHLGTAAAAIDAARAAAARTGVHFLERDTVVIGGVTFAGATLRDEPPAPETVSFLEKSHADVVVTHFPPSPEVFARVQASL; encoded by the coding sequence TTGAAACTATGGATCCTGTCAGATCTCCATATGGAGAAACGCAGCCTTCTGCCGGTGCAGAAGAGTCCTGACTTCGATGTATTGGTCTGCGCCGGCGACATATTCGATGGCAACCCGGCTTATTCGATGAACGTCGTCCGATCGTTTGCTGGTGACCGACCGGCTGTCTTCGTGTCCGGTAATCATGAATACTGGCACCTCGGTACAGCCGCCGCTGCAATCGATGCCGCCCGCGCCGCTGCAGCGCGAACCGGTGTACATTTCTTAGAGCGAGACACGGTGGTGATCGGCGGTGTGACATTCGCTGGCGCGACGCTGCGGGATGAGCCGCCAGCCCCGGAAACTGTCTCTTTTCTGGAGAAGTCGCATGCTGATGTCGTGGTGACGCATTTCCCGCCGTCACCAGAGGTTTTCGCGCGCGTGCAAGCGTCGCTTTGA
- a CDS encoding acyl-CoA dehydrogenase family protein, producing MLREETGADHAFRMDARVWLAQNLDPSLRDLPGRPDPERMLNWCRRLHAKGWLVPHWPRAYGGSELTPVQQLILYEEQARAGVPEISLQGINHIGPILIRFGSEDQKRRHLPPILDGKVIWCQGYSEPGAGSDLAGLRTRAVVDGDHLVINGSKIWTTWGHYAHWMFALVRTSAPELRRNAITFVLIDMASPGITRRPIKTIAGEDELAEIFFDNVRVPIENVVLGIGQGWAVATELLNEERLRGSNPSFALKALWRLRRLAAYTGIDRDLGVRDRLAALEIEAEAVSASYLDLMETVDDSNVASADSSFIKIIGTEVTQRITEAMQELAGPLAAVEHSVPYDGRQVDFSGLPLQARRLSILGGTNEIQRSLIASRVLQLPRGGTRA from the coding sequence ATGCTGCGAGAGGAAACCGGCGCGGACCACGCCTTCCGCATGGATGCCCGCGTCTGGCTGGCGCAGAACCTTGACCCCTCCCTGCGCGATCTGCCGGGACGCCCCGATCCGGAAAGAATGCTGAACTGGTGCCGTCGGCTGCACGCAAAGGGCTGGCTCGTTCCGCATTGGCCACGTGCCTATGGCGGTAGTGAACTGACGCCGGTGCAGCAGCTGATTCTGTATGAGGAACAGGCCCGTGCCGGCGTCCCCGAGATCTCGCTGCAGGGCATCAACCATATCGGCCCTATCCTCATTCGCTTTGGCAGCGAGGATCAGAAGCGTCGCCATCTGCCGCCGATCCTCGATGGCAAAGTGATCTGGTGCCAAGGCTATTCCGAGCCGGGTGCTGGCTCCGATCTTGCCGGCTTGCGCACGCGCGCGGTCGTCGACGGCGATCACCTCGTCATCAACGGCTCCAAGATCTGGACCACCTGGGGCCATTACGCCCATTGGATGTTTGCCCTAGTGCGCACCAGTGCGCCTGAGCTGCGTCGCAACGCCATCACGTTCGTCCTCATCGACATGGCATCGCCGGGCATCACCCGGCGCCCTATCAAGACCATTGCGGGCGAAGACGAGCTCGCCGAAATCTTCTTCGACAACGTCCGCGTACCGATCGAGAATGTCGTCTTGGGTATCGGCCAGGGCTGGGCGGTGGCGACCGAACTCCTCAACGAGGAACGGCTGCGCGGCTCCAATCCAAGCTTTGCCCTCAAGGCCTTGTGGCGCCTGCGTCGGCTCGCCGCCTATACCGGTATCGATCGCGATCTCGGCGTGCGTGACAGGCTCGCCGCGTTGGAGATCGAGGCCGAGGCGGTGTCCGCCTCCTATCTAGATCTGATGGAGACCGTTGACGACAGCAATGTCGCGAGCGCCGACAGCTCGTTCATCAAGATCATCGGGACCGAGGTGACGCAGCGTATCACCGAAGCGATGCAGGAGCTTGCCGGCCCGCTCGCCGCAGTCGAGCACTCCGTCCCCTACGACGGACGTCAGGTCGATTTCAGTGGACTGCCGCTGCAGGCGCGCCGGCTGTCGATCTTGGGCGGGACCAATGAGATCCAGCGCTCGCTCATCGCCTCACGCGTCCTGCAGTTGCCGCGGGGAGGAACCCGTGCTTGA
- a CDS encoding tripartite tricarboxylate transporter substrate binding protein, whose translation MLGDMSRRSCLSAMVGFALLPRTPASAQAYPKKPIQIIVPFPAGGPTDVIARRVADKLQQSLGKPIIVDNRPGGATMIGANAVIKSEPDGHTLLCGTTSTFAVVPNLYKKRDFHPRATLTPVILAAETPTVWVVSGKIEVNSASEFLAYAKANTGQLGFASVGIGTTPHLLGELFKTEAQIDLQHIPYKGSAPAMTDMIAGRVSMMFDQLGFVAPFVRSGQVKALAIVAPRRYAELPHTPTIGEVGFPLLAKTIWTAFAAPAGTPPEIVALLNREINSALQAADVRALLKQTGTFVVGGSVEHLREVWNSDENFWRDAVAKANVQLE comes from the coding sequence ATGCTCGGGGATATGTCCAGGCGATCATGCCTTAGCGCGATGGTCGGTTTCGCATTGCTGCCGCGAACTCCGGCTTCGGCCCAGGCCTATCCAAAAAAACCTATCCAGATCATCGTCCCATTTCCGGCCGGCGGCCCGACCGACGTGATTGCCCGGCGGGTTGCCGACAAACTGCAGCAGAGCCTGGGTAAGCCGATTATCGTTGATAATCGGCCGGGCGGTGCCACGATGATCGGTGCCAACGCCGTCATCAAGTCCGAGCCGGACGGCCACACGCTGCTGTGCGGCACCACAAGTACCTTTGCAGTGGTGCCGAACCTCTACAAGAAGCGTGATTTCCATCCAAGAGCGACACTCACCCCGGTGATCTTGGCGGCCGAGACACCGACCGTCTGGGTGGTCAGCGGCAAGATCGAAGTCAATAGCGCTTCCGAATTCCTAGCTTATGCCAAGGCAAACACAGGGCAGCTCGGATTTGCCTCTGTTGGGATCGGCACGACCCCCCATCTCCTGGGCGAACTCTTCAAGACGGAAGCCCAAATCGACCTTCAGCACATTCCGTACAAGGGCAGCGCTCCGGCCATGACCGACATGATCGCCGGTCGCGTGTCAATGATGTTCGACCAGTTGGGATTCGTAGCGCCGTTCGTCAGGAGCGGGCAGGTGAAGGCGCTCGCCATCGTTGCTCCTAGGCGCTATGCCGAACTGCCCCATACGCCGACCATTGGAGAGGTTGGCTTCCCGTTGCTGGCAAAAACGATCTGGACTGCGTTCGCCGCGCCTGCCGGAACGCCGCCCGAAATTGTCGCATTGCTCAATCGCGAGATCAACAGCGCGCTGCAGGCCGCGGACGTGAGGGCATTGTTGAAGCAGACAGGGACATTCGTGGTCGGCGGATCGGTCGAGCACTTGCGTGAGGTATGGAACAGCGACGAAAACTTCTGGCGCGACGCGGTAGCAAAGGCCAACGTCCAGCTCGAATGA
- a CDS encoding Spy/CpxP family protein refolding chaperone, which produces MLKPLLAGATAIVIAGSSLVYAQQGTAAPETTGAREQATRTRLSAEDMQAFTDARVAALKAGLKLTPEQEKNWPAVETAIRDLAKARFDRMNARREARRDGDQRDPIQRLRQRADRMAESAADLKNLADASEPLYKSLDDAQKRRLMVLTRQAMRGGHWRGEHGPRGGHHRL; this is translated from the coding sequence ATGTTGAAACCCTTGCTGGCCGGCGCGACGGCGATCGTGATCGCGGGTTCTTCACTAGTTTATGCGCAACAGGGTACGGCCGCGCCGGAAACGACGGGGGCGCGCGAGCAAGCCACGCGCACGCGGCTGTCAGCCGAGGACATGCAGGCCTTCACCGATGCGCGCGTTGCTGCGCTGAAAGCCGGGCTCAAGTTGACACCGGAACAGGAAAAGAACTGGCCCGCGGTCGAGACCGCCATCCGCGATCTCGCCAAGGCCCGGTTCGACCGGATGAATGCACGTCGCGAAGCGCGGCGTGACGGCGACCAGCGCGATCCGATCCAGCGTCTGCGCCAGCGCGCCGACCGGATGGCCGAAAGCGCCGCCGATCTGAAGAACCTCGCAGATGCCAGCGAGCCACTCTACAAGAGCCTGGATGACGCCCAGAAGCGCCGTCTGATGGTGCTGACTCGGCAAGCGATGCGCGGCGGCCATTGGCGTGGCGAACATGGCCCGCGCGGAGGCCACCACAGGCTCTGA
- a CDS encoding metallophosphoesterase, with protein MKILIASDLHMEKRRLLPTEGVYPDFDALVCAGDIFDGDVRKSWELLLGIVGDRDCVSVAGNHEF; from the coding sequence ATGAAAATCCTTATCGCGTCCGATCTTCATATGGAGAAGCGCCGCCTGCTGCCGACTGAAGGTGTCTATCCTGATTTCGATGCGCTTGTGTGCGCCGGCGATATCTTCGATGGTGACGTGCGCAAATCCTGGGAATTATTGCTAGGGATTGTCGGTGACCGCGACTGCGTTTCTGTCGCCGGCAATCACGAGTTTTGA
- a CDS encoding IS3 family transposase (programmed frameshift): MKRSRFSEEQIIGILKENEAGVSVADLCRKHGVSDASIYKWKARFGGMDVSEAKRLKSLEDENSRLKRLLADAMLDNVALKDLPGKEVVTPAAKRTAVAHLREAYGMSERRACKTIGSCRMTIRYASTRPDDGRLRARMRAIAQERRRFGYRRLHVLLKREGFVVNHKKLFRLYREERLAVRRRGGRKRAIGTRAPMMIPVAPNARWSLDFVSDQLTDGRRFRILTVVDDCTRECLALVADSSLSGARVARELDRLITERSRPGMIVSDNGSELTSNAILAWAEQTQVEWHYIAPGKPMQNAFIESFNGRLRDELLNETLFTSLAQTRIALACWRADYNGTRPHSQLGWKTPSEFAAIFHPRRDLALRSANGSAPAPVAHTAPQGNQSSRSELSLG; the protein is encoded by the exons ATGAAGCGCAGCCGTTTTTCGGAAGAACAGATCATCGGGATATTGAAGGAGAACGAGGCCGGCGTCTCGGTTGCGGATCTGTGCCGCAAGCACGGGGTCAGCGATGCCAGCATTTACAAATGGAAAGCCAGGTTCGGCGGCATGGACGTGTCGGAGGCCAAGCGGCTGAAGAGCCTGGAGGACGAGAACAGCCGCCTGAAGCGGTTGCTGGCGGATGCCATGCTGGACAACGTGGCCCTGAAGGATCTTC CTGGGAAAGAAGTGGTGACGCCCGCGGCCAAGCGGACAGCTGTCGCGCATCTCAGGGAGGCCTACGGGATGAGCGAACGGCGGGCGTGTAAAACCATCGGCTCCTGCCGCATGACCATTCGATACGCTTCAACGCGGCCCGATGACGGCCGTCTGCGCGCGCGCATGAGGGCGATCGCGCAGGAACGCCGGCGCTTCGGCTATCGGCGCCTGCATGTTCTGCTCAAGCGGGAGGGCTTCGTGGTGAACCACAAAAAGCTGTTCCGGCTCTACCGGGAGGAAAGGCTTGCTGTCCGCCGTCGTGGCGGGCGCAAGCGGGCGATCGGGACCAGGGCGCCGATGATGATCCCGGTGGCGCCCAATGCGCGTTGGTCGCTGGACTTCGTGTCTGATCAGCTGACTGACGGCCGCCGCTTCCGCATCCTCACCGTCGTTGATGACTGCACGCGCGAATGCCTGGCGCTGGTGGCGGATAGCTCGCTCTCGGGCGCCCGCGTGGCGCGCGAACTCGATCGGCTGATAACCGAGCGCAGCAGGCCCGGGATGATCGTCAGTGACAATGGCAGCGAACTCACCAGCAACGCCATCCTCGCATGGGCGGAGCAAACCCAGGTCGAATGGCACTATATCGCGCCGGGCAAGCCCATGCAGAACGCCTTCATCGAGAGCTTTAATGGCCGCCTGAGGGATGAGCTTTTGAACGAGACGCTGTTCACGTCGCTCGCGCAGACCCGAATTGCCCTCGCTTGCTGGCGGGCGGATTACAATGGCACGCGCCCGCATTCCCAGCTCGGGTGGAAAACGCCGTCCGAGTTCGCCGCCATTTTCCACCCGCGCCGGGATCTGGCGCTGCGCTCCGCCAATGGCTCCGCGCCAGCTCCCGTCGCTCACACCGCCCCACAGGGCAATCAAAGTTCCAGAAGCGAACTCAGTCTTGGATAA
- a CDS encoding acyl-CoA dehydrogenase family protein: protein MLEHNESARLVGDGARALFENAGGIGRARQRREHPVLDRAVWDEMAALGWFGMLVPEADGGCGFTMTDTIELLEAMGAALAPEPVPLTLAAVSAIAALNSDEARALRNRIMAGHDIPFIAPLVELSVQCDRLSGRTGTHADLHLANTFLIGAQLDNESMLLAAAPGVAGFTIATVRTVDGGSAGHLLFDDVNITALRVLARGSAAETVLRDAADIARLCRAAILVGLMDRVLAITVDYLKTRVQFGVPIGSFQAVQHRAASAHVDVASSRSLVREAVRAVGTARQTRAAAAAKAYVSNAAMRVTHEAIQLHGAIGFTDEHDIGLYHRRAMALVAADGGVAAARRVWAEAHERAEI, encoded by the coding sequence GTGCTTGAGCACAATGAAAGTGCGCGTCTGGTTGGCGATGGCGCGCGCGCGCTGTTCGAAAACGCTGGCGGCATAGGTCGCGCGCGTCAGCGGCGTGAACATCCGGTCCTCGACCGCGCCGTGTGGGACGAGATGGCGGCGCTCGGCTGGTTCGGCATGCTCGTTCCGGAGGCGGACGGCGGCTGCGGTTTCACGATGACCGATACTATCGAGCTGCTCGAGGCCATGGGCGCCGCCCTTGCGCCCGAGCCCGTGCCGCTTACTCTTGCCGCCGTGTCCGCCATTGCGGCTCTCAACAGCGATGAAGCACGCGCGTTACGCAACCGCATCATGGCCGGCCACGACATTCCATTCATTGCGCCCTTGGTAGAGCTTTCCGTTCAGTGCGATCGCCTCAGCGGTCGCACGGGCACCCATGCAGATCTGCATCTCGCCAATACCTTCCTAATCGGCGCCCAACTGGACAACGAATCGATGCTGCTTGCGGCCGCGCCGGGAGTTGCCGGCTTCACAATCGCGACGGTCCGCACGGTCGACGGCGGCAGCGCTGGCCATCTTCTCTTCGATGACGTCAATATCACTGCCCTGCGCGTGCTCGCACGGGGCTCGGCCGCGGAAACGGTCCTGCGCGACGCCGCCGACATCGCGCGCTTGTGCCGCGCCGCCATTCTGGTCGGCCTGATGGACCGTGTCCTGGCGATCACCGTTGACTATCTGAAGACGCGCGTGCAGTTCGGCGTGCCTATCGGCTCGTTCCAGGCGGTCCAGCACCGCGCCGCTTCGGCCCATGTCGATGTCGCCTCGAGCCGTTCCCTCGTGCGCGAAGCGGTCCGCGCGGTGGGCACCGCACGTCAGACCAGGGCCGCCGCCGCCGCCAAGGCGTACGTATCCAACGCGGCCATGCGGGTCACGCACGAGGCAATCCAGCTTCACGGTGCCATCGGATTCACCGACGAACATGACATCGGTCTCTACCATCGCCGCGCCATGGCACTCGTCGCCGCCGACGGCGGTGTTGCTGCCGCACGAAGAGTGTGGGCCGAGGCGCACGAGCGTGCGGAGATCTAA
- a CDS encoding GntR family transcriptional regulator: MSRRRSMSEQSRVIHELRRMILRGEYGAGERITELSVAEKLGVSRTPVRVAFGALEREGLLTVWPAGGYTVTTFTPRQISDAFEVRGLLEGFAARLLAEKGLPRDVARQLRACLEEGDEIFAQDTFDVATDFERYVDMNARFHALIVDNTDNQPLKRALTLNDAVPFTSAHSLVFNRTKAIGKGFRLLSFLHFQHHAILEAIEAGEGARAEAAMREHAYTARQNLGKINEAVPPDRLVRLMCA; the protein is encoded by the coding sequence ATGTCAAGGAGGAGATCGATGTCAGAGCAATCCCGCGTCATCCACGAGCTTCGCCGCATGATTTTGCGCGGCGAATACGGCGCGGGCGAACGGATCACCGAGTTGTCCGTTGCCGAGAAGTTGGGCGTCTCGCGTACCCCGGTGCGCGTTGCGTTCGGCGCCTTGGAGCGTGAGGGCTTGCTGACCGTCTGGCCGGCCGGTGGCTACACAGTCACCACGTTCACCCCAAGGCAGATCAGCGACGCCTTCGAGGTGCGCGGTCTACTGGAAGGCTTCGCTGCGCGGCTGCTCGCGGAGAAGGGCCTGCCGCGCGACGTCGCGCGCCAACTGCGCGCCTGCCTGGAGGAGGGTGACGAGATTTTCGCCCAGGATACGTTCGACGTGGCGACCGATTTCGAGCGCTATGTTGACATGAACGCGCGGTTCCATGCGCTCATCGTCGACAATACTGACAACCAGCCGCTCAAGCGGGCGCTTACGCTGAACGACGCGGTCCCCTTCACCTCGGCGCATTCGTTGGTTTTCAATCGCACCAAAGCCATCGGCAAGGGCTTTCGCCTGCTGAGCTTCCTGCATTTCCAGCATCACGCCATCTTGGAGGCGATCGAGGCGGGGGAGGGCGCGCGGGCCGAAGCGGCCATGCGCGAGCACGCTTATACGGCGCGCCAGAACCTTGGAAAGATTAACGAGGCGGTCCCGCCGGACCGCCTCGTCCGGCTGATGTGCGCATGA
- a CDS encoding amidohydrolase family protein: MRYIDAFNHFFPEALWEKMLVSDGAARDIGKRMRGIPAIYDLDTRFKVMDQFSDYTQVISLGMPPLEALGTPEQVEEFARLGNDGMAELVAKYPDRFDGFLASLPMNSPGAARELERAFKELGANGVQLHSNINGAPLDEPQFRPVFEVAAKYGRPVMLHPSRGASMPDYATEKKSKYEIWWTFGWPYETSAALARLVFSGIMDELPNLKVLAHHLGAMIPYFEGRVGPGWDQLGNRTSDEDYKPVLQRLKKRPFDYFKDFYADTATFGSRPATVCGLEFFGEDRVLFASDSPFDPEKGPGYIRDTIKVLESIEMSNEVREKISFRNAQLLFGLKPA; the protein is encoded by the coding sequence TTGCGTTACATCGATGCTTTCAATCACTTTTTCCCAGAGGCACTTTGGGAAAAAATGCTTGTTTCCGACGGAGCCGCGCGCGACATCGGAAAGCGCATGCGCGGAATCCCCGCAATCTACGACCTTGATACCCGCTTCAAGGTCATGGACCAGTTCTCCGACTACACGCAGGTTATCTCTCTTGGCATGCCGCCGCTCGAGGCGTTGGGCACACCTGAGCAGGTCGAGGAATTCGCCAGGCTCGGGAACGACGGAATGGCTGAACTGGTCGCGAAGTATCCGGACCGCTTCGACGGCTTCCTTGCATCGCTCCCGATGAACTCCCCCGGCGCGGCGCGCGAACTCGAGCGTGCGTTCAAGGAGCTCGGAGCCAATGGCGTTCAACTCCACAGCAACATAAACGGCGCTCCGCTGGATGAGCCGCAATTCCGCCCTGTATTCGAAGTTGCCGCAAAGTACGGCCGGCCGGTGATGCTGCATCCGTCTCGCGGTGCGTCGATGCCGGACTACGCGACGGAGAAGAAATCGAAATACGAGATCTGGTGGACATTCGGCTGGCCATACGAAACCAGTGCGGCGTTGGCCCGCCTTGTATTCTCCGGCATCATGGATGAGCTTCCGAATCTCAAGGTGCTTGCTCATCACCTTGGAGCGATGATTCCGTATTTCGAGGGCCGGGTCGGCCCCGGCTGGGATCAACTCGGGAACCGGACGTCCGATGAGGACTACAAGCCCGTTCTCCAGCGGCTGAAAAAGCGTCCGTTCGACTATTTCAAGGATTTCTACGCCGATACCGCGACCTTTGGCTCGCGCCCTGCGACGGTGTGTGGACTGGAATTCTTCGGCGAAGACAGGGTGTTGTTTGCATCGGACAGCCCGTTCGATCCGGAAAAGGGTCCTGGCTATATCCGCGACACAATCAAGGTCCTTGAATCCATCGAAATGTCAAACGAGGTCCGCGAGAAGATCTCTTTTCGCAATGCGCAGTTGTTATTCGGTTTGAAGCCGGCCTGA